A single region of the Populus nigra chromosome 2, ddPopNigr1.1, whole genome shotgun sequence genome encodes:
- the LOC133682877 gene encoding protein HIGH ARSENIC CONTENT 1, mitochondrial codes for MDATQRPQDVITVDVHAAKGLIASGHRYLDVRTAEEFNKSHVDNALNVPFMFKTDEGRVKNPEFLSKVASICNKDDYLVVGCNSGGRSLRACIDLLGAGFEHVTNMEGGYSAWVDSGFAGDKPAEELKTFCKFRP; via the exons ATGGATGCCACCCAGAG GCCTCAAGATGTTATCACTGTCGATGTTCATGCGGCCAAAGGTCTCATCGCCTCCGGTCACCGTTATTTGGACGTGAG AACCGCCGAGGAGTTCAACAAGAGCCACGTAGACAATGCCTTGAACGTTCCTTTTATGTTCAAAACTGATGAAG GCAGAGTGAAAAATCCTGAATTTCTCAGCAAGGTTGCCTCAATTTGCAACAAGGATGACTATCTTGTGGTG GGTTGCAACAGCGGAGGCAGATCACTCCGTGCCTGTATTGATCTTCTGGGTGCG GGCTTCGAGCATGTAACAAACATGGAAGGGGGTTACTCTGCCTGGGTTGACAGTGGATTTGCAGGAGATAAACCAGCAGAAGAGCTCAAAACGTTTTGCAAGTTCCGCCCTTGA
- the LOC133681998 gene encoding uncharacterized protein LOC133681998, producing MEALLRQVFGDSSDSEDKSEEKEDSIDDVGCHSTSDPNYPTWEPIKEINGLWLCRHFLSPHQQSTFLSAIQNEGWFLEASNNQAMRFGDLPSWAIELSNSIREVVLYGDRIHEPPSCAGSDRGEAACWLPPDLLSREPFFDQLIVNVYQPGEGICAHVDLMRFEDGIAIVSLESSCVMHFTQVGEVSDCDKEQPDLPMIKIPVFLMPGSLVLLFGDARYLWKHEINRKPGFQMWEGQEVNQKRRTSITLRKLCHAE from the exons atggaagcGCTTCTAAGACAAGTCTTTGGCGACTCATCGGACAGCGAAGACAAaagtgaagagaaagaagatTCGATAGACGATGTTGGATGCCACTCAACCTCGGACCCAAACTACCCTACCTGGGAACCAATCAAGGAAATCAATGGTTTATGGTTGTGCCGACACTTTCTCTCCCCTCATCAACAATCTACCTTTCTCTCCGCTATTCAAAACG AGGGATGGTTCCTTGAAGCCTCCAACAATCAG GCTATGAGATTTGGAGATCTTCCATCCTGGGCCATTGAGCTCTCTAATTCTATTCGTGAGGTGGTTCTATACGGTGATCGTATCCATGAACCTCCTAGCTGTGCTGGCTCTGATAGGGGTGAAGCCGCCTGCTGGCTGCCGCCTGATTTGCTGTCGAGGGAACCCTTTTTTGATCAACTAATTGTAAATGTATACCAACCAGGTGAG GGGATCTGTGCACATGTTGACCTCATGCGCTTTGAAGATGGAATTGCCATTGTTTCCTTGGAGTCCTCCTGCGTGATGCACTTCACACAAGTTGGAGAGGTCTCTGACTGTGACAAGGAACAACCAGATCTGCCCATGATAAAGATTCCTGTTTTCTTGATGCCAGGATCTCTAGTTCTACTGTTTGGGGATGCCCGGTACCTTTGGAAGCATGAGATTAATCGAAAACCAGGATTTCAGATGTGGGAAGGGCAGGAAGTAAATCAGAAGAGGAGAACCTCTATAACTCTGAGAAAGCTTTGCCATGCCGAGTAG
- the LOC133681544 gene encoding LOW QUALITY PROTEIN: translocator protein homolog (The sequence of the model RefSeq protein was modified relative to this genomic sequence to represent the inferred CDS: substituted 2 bases at 2 genomic stop codons) has product MDSQNAKQRIRDTDYDPNISNPAKSKDNSXTVRLKREKRVAVAKRGIRSLAIAVALPLSLTISNLYFFGTTRGYGTRTGSISMPFWFPPPWALHLTCMTSSFLMGLSAWLVWAEGGFHRNPAALYLYLAQLGLSLAWDPIVFRMAAPXVGLLVCLATFGALVGCSRQFKEVNPIAGDLVKPCLAWASFLAIVNLKLLFL; this is encoded by the coding sequence ATGGACTCCCAAAATGCTAAACAGCGTATCAGAGACACAGACTACGATCCCAACATCTCCAACCCCGCCAAGAGCAAAGACAACAGCTAGACCGTAAGACTCAAACGTGAAAAGAGAGTAGCTGTGGCCAAACGTGGAATTAGATCACTAGCCATAGCCGTTGCTCTTCCTCTGTCCTTGACCATCTCTAACCTGTATTTCTTCGGCACAACTAGGGGCTACGGAACGAGGACTGGGAGTATATCTATGCCCTTCTGGTTCCCACCTCCGTGGGCCTTGCACTTGACCTGCATGACTTCGAGTTTCTTGATGGGACTCTCGGCCTGGCTTGTTTGGGCTGAAGGCGGATTCCACAGGAACCCAGCGGCTCTCTATCTTTACTTGGCTCAGCTAGGCTTGAGTTTGGCTTGGGACCCGATTGTGTTTCGGATGGCAGCGCCGTGAGTTGGGTTGCTAGTTTGTTTAGCTACGTTTGGGGCTCTTGTTGGATGCTCTCGACAGTTCAAAGAGGTGAATCCCATTGCAGGCGATCTGGTTAAGCCCTGTTTGGCATGGGCTTCGTTTTTAGCCATTGTAAATCTTAAGctcctttttctttga